Proteins encoded within one genomic window of Rhizobium favelukesii:
- a CDS encoding glycosyltransferase, whose translation MAKTQYADGYGAVAAPVDRLLAKVPDGRDPRSASRLVAWSETLEAHLVYIALILCIASATPLDSLASAHSGALFGLGFLAVWRYGWGLAHFVRSNIYRSIVFPKMRAEADDAMRECADIEGSQHVFLLVTSFRIDGDTTSAVYRAAFEAAKQAPGGATVVASIVEMGDQRLIKLLYRLICGEDTNVRLVITRIAGTGKRDALAYAFRAICRQEPKADDVVALIDGDSIVPFDFVSKCIGFFRADRSVGALTTDEVSHVHGKAKFHIWYSLRFAQRHILMSSNGLSRKVLTLTGRMSMFRASIVCDPDFVRQVESDYVDHWRLGRLTFLTGDDKSSWFWLLRNGYKMLYIPDVVVATVEEPPSKHFLPAATQLMVRWFGNMLRTNSRALALGPSKIGFFTWWTIFDQRVSMWTSLAGLAMVLLVGLFEAPFAFLIYLLWVLATRYLLTLMLFNSRRRVSAFYPFFIYFNQIYGSVVKTYIFFHLNKQKWTRQKTTLLDNRTRFESRVRDASSTLVHVIALTVFVTIVAVVLGQLAIPEAPIFAMAYGLDPVN comes from the coding sequence ATGGCAAAAACGCAGTATGCCGATGGCTATGGAGCAGTTGCCGCGCCGGTAGATCGTCTACTGGCAAAGGTGCCCGACGGTCGTGACCCCAGATCCGCTTCACGGCTCGTCGCCTGGAGCGAAACGCTGGAAGCCCATCTCGTCTATATCGCTTTGATCCTTTGCATCGCCTCCGCAACACCCCTCGATAGTCTTGCAAGTGCCCATTCCGGTGCGCTTTTCGGCCTCGGTTTCCTCGCGGTCTGGCGATATGGCTGGGGCCTCGCGCATTTTGTGCGATCCAACATCTACCGCTCGATCGTCTTTCCAAAAATGCGCGCCGAGGCCGACGATGCGATGCGTGAATGCGCTGACATCGAGGGCAGCCAACATGTTTTCCTACTCGTCACCAGTTTCCGCATCGACGGCGATACGACTTCAGCCGTCTACCGCGCCGCGTTTGAAGCCGCAAAGCAGGCACCAGGTGGCGCGACCGTGGTCGCCTCCATCGTCGAGATGGGAGACCAGCGTCTGATCAAACTGCTTTACCGCCTGATCTGCGGTGAAGACACCAATGTTCGCCTTGTCATCACACGCATCGCCGGGACCGGCAAGCGCGATGCGCTGGCTTATGCCTTCCGTGCGATTTGTCGGCAGGAGCCCAAGGCGGACGATGTGGTGGCCCTAATCGACGGCGACTCGATCGTACCTTTTGATTTCGTCAGCAAATGTATCGGCTTTTTCCGGGCCGATCGCAGCGTTGGCGCGCTGACGACCGACGAGGTCTCACATGTGCATGGCAAGGCAAAGTTCCATATCTGGTACAGCTTGCGGTTTGCCCAGCGCCATATCCTCATGTCGTCGAACGGATTGTCACGCAAGGTGCTGACGCTGACGGGTCGGATGTCGATGTTCAGGGCGTCGATTGTCTGCGATCCCGATTTCGTGAGGCAGGTCGAATCTGACTACGTCGATCACTGGCGGCTCGGCCGGCTGACGTTCCTGACCGGAGACGACAAGTCGAGCTGGTTCTGGCTCCTGCGCAACGGTTACAAGATGCTCTACATTCCAGACGTTGTCGTCGCGACCGTCGAGGAGCCACCGTCCAAACACTTCCTGCCAGCAGCGACACAGTTGATGGTGCGCTGGTTCGGCAACATGCTGCGCACGAATTCACGGGCGCTGGCACTCGGACCATCGAAAATCGGCTTCTTCACCTGGTGGACGATCTTCGATCAACGCGTCTCGATGTGGACCTCGCTCGCTGGACTGGCAATGGTTCTCCTCGTGGGATTGTTCGAGGCACCGTTCGCCTTCCTCATCTACCTTCTGTGGGTGCTCGCAACGCGCTATTTGCTGACGCTGATGCTGTTTAACTCGCGCCGCCGCGTTTCGGCCTTCTACCCCTTCTTCATCTATTTCAATCAGATCTACGGATCGGTCGTCAAAACCTACATCTTCTTCCACCTGAACAAGCAAAAGTGGACGCGTCAGAAGACGACGCTTTTAGACAACCGGACACGCTTCGAAAGCCGCGTTCGCGACGCCTCGTCAACACTTGTTCATGTCATCGCGCTCACCGTTTTCGTGACGATCGTCGCCGTTGTCCTCGGACAACTGGCAATTCCGGAAGCACCCATATTTGCAATGGCCTACGGGCTGGACCCGGTAAATTGA
- a CDS encoding HlyD family efflux transporter periplasmic adaptor subunit gives MNVVKFEADVQRQHARYKLPLKCVIDGYRYTCLDWSVGGVGVATGKTVLPEFKTFPVDLEFPFDGFVFTLRVDAQVRYCDPTKGRTGFQYMSLTEEKLRFLRYVRDAHLSGEVVTLNDVLDLSSRSIDPRGRKKDGSSEEHAAGGWYEAVARRWLRIVVTSILGIGVLLFLWGALYQRLWTFRADQSLVTIDSATVIAPSDGVVTNIVTQGAVKAGDPVATILPTANNRSVTVLARCDCIIQDVQVGLDSQVRAGQRLLSLSMQNAKPHVVAMVDYSQALRLYKGARVLVELPDGKSISNAAIRDLPKLTSTDLASGNKIPINIDVGDADLASIVGTPVTVRFVHSPWTTRTPPQILKSFVDTTGTESRPAAETKG, from the coding sequence ATGAACGTCGTAAAGTTCGAAGCGGATGTACAACGCCAGCATGCGCGCTACAAACTTCCCTTAAAATGCGTGATCGACGGATACCGCTACACCTGTCTCGACTGGTCGGTTGGTGGTGTGGGGGTGGCGACCGGCAAGACCGTGCTGCCCGAATTCAAGACATTTCCAGTTGACCTTGAATTCCCCTTCGACGGCTTTGTCTTCACGCTAAGGGTGGATGCACAGGTTCGCTACTGCGACCCGACGAAGGGACGCACAGGCTTTCAGTACATGTCGCTGACGGAGGAAAAGCTCCGCTTTCTGCGCTACGTGCGTGATGCTCATCTGAGTGGCGAGGTCGTCACACTCAACGACGTCCTGGATCTGTCGAGCCGATCCATCGATCCGCGTGGTCGGAAGAAGGATGGCAGCTCCGAGGAACACGCCGCTGGCGGGTGGTACGAGGCGGTGGCCAGGCGGTGGCTGCGAATTGTCGTAACGTCGATCCTCGGCATCGGGGTGCTGCTTTTCTTATGGGGTGCGCTTTATCAGCGGCTCTGGACGTTCCGCGCCGACCAGTCCCTTGTGACGATCGATTCGGCTACCGTGATCGCGCCGTCAGACGGTGTCGTCACCAACATCGTGACGCAAGGCGCGGTGAAGGCCGGCGATCCCGTGGCGACGATCCTGCCCACGGCCAACAACCGCAGTGTCACCGTGCTGGCGCGCTGTGACTGCATCATTCAGGACGTTCAGGTCGGACTGGACAGCCAGGTCCGAGCCGGACAACGGCTTCTTTCACTGAGCATGCAGAATGCCAAACCGCACGTCGTGGCGATGGTGGACTATTCCCAAGCCCTGCGTCTCTATAAGGGCGCGCGTGTTCTTGTCGAGCTTCCCGATGGGAAGAGCATTTCGAATGCTGCCATCCGCGATCTGCCGAAGCTGACAAGCACCGATCTTGCCTCTGGCAACAAGATCCCGATCAACATTGACGTCGGCGACGCAGATCTCGCCTCGATCGTCGGAACGCCGGTGACGGTGCGGTTCGTGCATTCGCCGTGGACGACCAGGACCCCGCCGCAAATACTGAAGAGCTTCGTCGACACGACCGGGACCGAGAGCCGACCAGCGGCGGAAACCAAGGGATAA
- a CDS encoding alginate lyase family protein yields the protein MKNAAHSFLAARSGIALLAAVLSAVAVPGATQASVAQAANGGYQGLFDVKARKDFLAQNPSSDARKACLAVDADAKWLNIEVIKGLTTTQGYGTDRSGNQYAWAVMVLSGRALAGDKRAEEMLTAFLLKWADAGAFSETEKIHDAYYALKRLMLPTVVAYSIIRDGLGDQEKQRLIAWIDPLVRRTDQIFEGSVDYNNHRYLADSVLMAWGSLTGDQELYQKGLDRFGIILNDARADGSLPLETRRGARALWYMRQSLTSMTVMAEIAAGGQDALFEATAAVDGRKKSMWTVLSYWMNGMTNPILVKAYSAENYIPGPEQDFMKPDFGFLENRGNGRHYLAFLEAVAAHEPPNFIQRRAGALLEREGANERPLIDEFAGGNATCFWRQG from the coding sequence TTGAAAAATGCGGCTCACTCTTTTCTCGCGGCACGCAGCGGGATCGCCCTGCTAGCGGCCGTCCTCAGTGCGGTTGCGGTGCCGGGCGCGACACAGGCATCCGTGGCGCAGGCAGCAAACGGCGGCTATCAGGGCCTCTTTGACGTGAAGGCACGCAAGGATTTTCTCGCGCAGAACCCATCATCTGATGCTCGCAAGGCGTGCCTTGCGGTCGACGCCGACGCCAAATGGCTGAACATCGAGGTTATCAAGGGTCTGACGACCACACAGGGATACGGCACGGACCGGTCCGGCAATCAGTACGCCTGGGCGGTCATGGTCCTGTCCGGCCGCGCGCTTGCCGGTGACAAACGGGCCGAGGAGATGCTCACGGCCTTTCTGCTGAAATGGGCTGACGCCGGCGCATTCTCTGAAACCGAAAAGATTCACGACGCCTACTACGCTCTGAAACGTCTGATGCTGCCGACTGTCGTGGCCTATTCGATCATCCGCGACGGGCTCGGTGATCAAGAAAAGCAGAGGCTGATCGCCTGGATCGATCCGCTGGTGCGACGAACCGATCAGATCTTCGAGGGAAGCGTCGACTACAACAACCACCGCTATCTGGCCGACAGCGTGCTGATGGCCTGGGGCAGCCTGACGGGCGACCAGGAGCTTTATCAAAAGGGGCTCGACCGCTTTGGTATCATCCTGAACGACGCCCGTGCCGACGGCAGCCTTCCTCTCGAAACCCGCCGCGGTGCGCGCGCACTCTGGTATATGCGCCAGTCGCTGACAAGCATGACCGTCATGGCCGAAATTGCTGCCGGCGGGCAGGACGCCCTGTTCGAGGCCACGGCTGCCGTCGATGGAAGGAAGAAATCCATGTGGACGGTCCTGTCCTACTGGATGAATGGCATGACCAACCCGATCCTGGTCAAAGCCTACTCCGCCGAGAACTACATTCCCGGACCGGAACAGGACTTCATGAAGCCGGATTTCGGCTTCCTCGAAAACAGGGGCAACGGACGCCACTACCTGGCGTTCCTCGAGGCTGTGGCCGCTCATGAACCACCGAACTTCATTCAACGGCGTGCAGGCGCCCTCCTCGAACGAGAAGGAGCAAACGAACGTCCTCTCATCGACGAATTCGCCGGCGGCAACGCCACCTGCTTCTGGAGGCAAGGATGA
- a CDS encoding SEL1-like repeat protein, with protein MRPRQRHFSILLAAGYLAVSAPIMVAAEPTATPAEQVDLLIQQTDGEALLRVAKQLRGGLAVSADNPLRVPNFPKARQALETAVTLPGARQAEAKLLLAKMMLAGEGGPVDVDRALALLDAVIKTGNAEAAYIRGQKLASLPSRDQDARDNLNLALRLGDGAAAFELAKLSGATPAQAAAMTSFGLDLLRQRVARGDAGAAFDLGGYYRKLSDKAEDQKEALAWYRKAAQLGQSAAVVWVARLLGNPDTPLFDPTAAVEQYQTAARDGSIEAAQELVRDFADAGPLKVPPDVYDVWIAKLIDAKDATAVLYYSQALQETAEQRRQSSDQLYEATMAGDVANVDDLIRIGESFRDGAGVVIDQTRAASIFRLGVRNGSNAALTRFAHLVIDAPSLRSQENVALALEKLSGLAAKGSVTGQLLLGDMYAKGVMGQVDETKAIDLYRRALAAAESVEVLNRLAEVYLSSADVNKRRKAFPYIERASRAGSESAMLKEAEAYADGEIVGQDFDRAVALYKKAISLGATDALVSLANLYLSRGGETAFHDAHKAFSDAIAAGNREAPVEMARFLKANGKLDEAIDRLTAAARKNNSSAAVELYEYASERAQDPNVGAQWLRLALKTMSDVPREKVHLASVMLMPSDIRLNLQGAAMLRELSGAKIPGAAVALSSVYIEGKGDVKDVPAGLELLEQASQKGDVDAILKLGDLYMDGKFVEGNGQKAVNYYRAVITLHPDDPVANLRMARAYREGRGVERNLAVAATYLKISSDAGSRMATRDLGLAYIWGSGVERQEDKAVQLLRSAAEHGFAFAWHDLAETYGSAIGPEVDASQNFRLNMRGAREGHVSAMIGAGVALLSGFGTQRDPEAGILWLERASASSGWDAPDAMHRLAEVYKFGVGVGKDPKKAREWELRAANAGSAAAMFHLALDLEAANTDASKAEAIKWLQRARALQHVQAAKKLKRMGAEDMSSVSLQGVEDNDVEE; from the coding sequence ATGAGACCGCGCCAGAGGCACTTCTCCATCTTGCTTGCAGCCGGCTATCTCGCCGTCTCAGCGCCGATCATGGTAGCCGCAGAGCCAACGGCAACCCCAGCCGAGCAGGTCGATCTACTGATCCAGCAGACGGATGGTGAGGCGCTTTTGAGGGTTGCCAAGCAGTTGCGGGGCGGACTGGCAGTCTCGGCCGACAATCCGTTGAGGGTGCCAAACTTCCCGAAAGCACGCCAAGCTCTTGAGACAGCCGTAACATTGCCCGGCGCCAGACAGGCGGAAGCAAAACTGCTGCTCGCCAAGATGATGCTGGCAGGCGAGGGGGGACCGGTTGACGTCGACCGTGCGCTGGCACTCCTCGACGCCGTCATCAAGACGGGCAATGCCGAGGCGGCCTATATCCGCGGGCAGAAGCTCGCATCTCTTCCAAGCCGCGATCAGGACGCGCGCGACAACCTCAATCTTGCCCTTCGCCTCGGCGACGGCGCTGCGGCATTCGAGCTTGCAAAGCTTTCCGGCGCAACACCGGCACAGGCCGCTGCGATGACGAGCTTCGGGCTTGACCTTTTGCGTCAGCGCGTGGCGCGAGGGGATGCAGGCGCGGCCTTCGATCTCGGCGGATACTATCGAAAGCTGTCGGACAAAGCCGAGGATCAGAAGGAGGCCTTGGCTTGGTATCGAAAGGCGGCACAATTGGGCCAATCGGCAGCCGTCGTGTGGGTGGCACGTCTGCTCGGCAATCCCGACACGCCGCTCTTCGATCCCACAGCCGCAGTCGAACAATACCAAACAGCCGCACGCGACGGATCGATCGAAGCCGCGCAGGAATTGGTGCGGGACTTTGCTGATGCCGGTCCGCTGAAAGTTCCACCGGACGTATACGACGTTTGGATTGCCAAACTGATCGACGCCAAGGACGCGACGGCGGTCCTTTATTATTCCCAGGCATTGCAGGAAACGGCCGAGCAGCGCAGGCAGTCGTCGGACCAGCTCTATGAGGCTACAATGGCCGGCGACGTGGCTAACGTCGACGATCTGATCCGGATCGGCGAGAGCTTTCGCGACGGAGCAGGTGTCGTCATCGACCAGACGCGCGCCGCAAGCATTTTCCGGCTTGGCGTGAGGAATGGCTCCAACGCCGCCCTCACGCGATTTGCGCATCTGGTTATCGATGCCCCGTCTCTGAGAAGCCAAGAAAACGTCGCCCTTGCACTTGAAAAGCTGAGCGGGCTGGCGGCGAAGGGAAGCGTCACTGGACAGCTGCTGCTCGGCGACATGTACGCCAAAGGCGTCATGGGACAGGTGGACGAGACGAAAGCTATCGACCTTTATCGCAGAGCGCTTGCAGCAGCCGAATCGGTCGAGGTGCTCAATCGCCTGGCCGAGGTCTACCTCTCATCCGCCGATGTGAACAAGCGCAGGAAAGCCTTCCCCTATATCGAGCGCGCCTCTCGAGCCGGCAGCGAGAGCGCCATGCTGAAGGAGGCCGAGGCCTATGCCGATGGCGAAATCGTCGGCCAGGATTTCGATAGGGCAGTCGCGCTCTACAAGAAGGCAATTTCGCTTGGCGCCACCGATGCCTTGGTCAGTTTGGCGAACCTTTATCTTTCGCGTGGCGGGGAGACCGCATTTCACGATGCACATAAGGCCTTCTCCGATGCGATCGCGGCAGGGAACCGGGAAGCGCCGGTCGAAATGGCGCGATTCCTCAAAGCAAACGGCAAGCTGGACGAGGCGATCGATCGGCTGACCGCTGCCGCTCGAAAGAACAACAGCTCGGCTGCTGTAGAGCTCTACGAATATGCGTCAGAACGGGCGCAGGATCCGAATGTCGGGGCGCAATGGCTGCGACTGGCCCTGAAGACGATGAGCGATGTTCCGCGTGAGAAAGTGCATCTGGCAAGCGTCATGCTGATGCCGTCGGATATACGCCTCAATCTCCAGGGAGCCGCGATGCTGCGCGAGCTTTCCGGCGCAAAAATTCCCGGTGCTGCCGTCGCCCTGTCGAGCGTCTATATCGAGGGGAAAGGAGATGTCAAAGATGTCCCCGCCGGCCTGGAACTATTGGAGCAGGCGTCCCAGAAAGGCGATGTCGATGCCATCTTGAAACTTGGCGACCTCTACATGGACGGCAAGTTTGTCGAAGGCAATGGCCAGAAGGCCGTCAACTATTACCGCGCGGTGATCACACTCCATCCGGACGATCCGGTCGCCAACTTGCGCATGGCGCGCGCCTATCGGGAAGGGCGAGGCGTTGAACGCAATCTGGCTGTTGCGGCGACCTACCTGAAGATTTCCTCTGATGCGGGAAGCCGGATGGCGACGCGGGATCTTGGCCTCGCCTACATCTGGGGCAGCGGCGTCGAAAGGCAGGAAGACAAGGCCGTTCAGCTGCTGCGCTCTGCGGCCGAGCACGGCTTTGCCTTTGCCTGGCACGATCTTGCGGAGACATATGGCTCTGCCATCGGTCCCGAGGTCGACGCGTCCCAGAACTTCAGACTGAACATGCGCGGCGCCAGGGAAGGTCACGTATCGGCGATGATCGGAGCGGGCGTCGCACTTCTATCCGGCTTCGGCACCCAGCGCGATCCAGAGGCTGGCATCCTGTGGCTGGAACGGGCGTCGGCCAGCAGCGGCTGGGATGCTCCCGATGCGATGCACAGACTGGCCGAGGTCTACAAATTCGGCGTCGGCGTTGGCAAGGATCCGAAGAAGGCGCGCGAATGGGAGCTGCGAGCGGCAAATGCGGGCAGCGCCGCTGCAATGTTCCATCTGGCCCTGGATCTTGAAGCCGCCAATACGGACGCAAGCAAGGCCGAAGCAATCAAGTGGCTGCAGAGAGCGCGCGCCCTCCAGCATGTTCAAGCCGCAAAGAAACTCAAAAGAATGGGTGCGGAAGACATGTCTTCCGTATCGCTGCAGGGGGTCGAGGACAATGATGTGGAAGAGTGA
- a CDS encoding NosD domain-containing protein encodes MTASALTAGALLWASGISPAFAQTSDSVQQIVEKIRQSVLDVDKSRTPAERIKAYDRARDQLATLAAAAEGGDGSARTSIANFEADGITPDVVTTGTLSATFASLTDKGADPDARVATRLRIDDLIDALSAPELKVSALADYARQIASDHDAALTLLERAIDVSAQLASADEKNAALNNIAQVGAYVEPKLTSNIINRAVGGMWPARMRGFARYDIALRLLGDKKLGKKDIKDAKFEDISATVKTELKAGRIDEALLLALAVDPESSEHRADIVNEVLSAALKANAVNLFPVFATSLADRSDQEDLIVRIVKNRVDADRLIDATAMTGAMERGPGLAEIDFTLASELSDRGLAKMATQQYDRGTEIVKVLSGDAKEAALIAAIGGATDLKRFDDAQAFADQLTDMQGASNALGNLAKAFADSDDLKKAEALLPKITTLKDREQALSGIGRAQAREGDLDAATKIADEIANDEDKGRVQSEIVRVLARNGKIDDAMGLATSIREPEYRVEALLRLAKEISATDGAEKAEHVVSQAIAYAGGVDEADKRDDLFFDIIDYLSKSNQIELAKKLVSKISDEKLKAKAAGRIASRAALSGDTKNAIAYFESQPAARDEMLKAEVMIAAANDPAYVETAVLATREFHDPMLRVRTFRAIAQAQLRHLDRLGWGIGKGDPSEYKDWLKKVALAAMDEDPAHLSTPVFSDGRMSLRTTSVISAPLAKYGYPDISKTAATTRSMVPLPTPGRISITLGNLSPYESKFMEDLAGGFTGLSHAARAQGLLYPRIIVIQSGVYTLGSLAMQLDSMAGEPLVERDGDIVTLRAPLLVGEKAGLILSGQEASTYRLSATAGAFLAVGGRLYIQDTTVTSWDEALLKPRSSSKDTRGIFRPFIVGWSNSEMYIGGSVLDSLGYAASKSFGLTFSAGPKTIAKAREQLRNPTGIVVENYFHNFEYGFYSYEADDISLIGNEYANNVLYGVDPHDRSQRLLIALNTAHDTMVKHGIIISRGVDASWQIGNMVFHNKGSGLMLDRDSVDNLVYGNLSFRNDQDGLTFFESSCNLAVANAFVDNGRSGVRMRNSWDIGVHDNAIVRNKLEAISGYISDLSLAQDEHKRDLVMDPYVPLTTFTASGNLISANGKGIKAAGVSGLTLAKNEFRNQEGRLLDGDTRPFEGHVLRFNGHQDVAIASTCRPQRPENYECAFREAGFLGENDALFFDSKTSGNCTDARGSVQFESFHGKGDSS; translated from the coding sequence TTGACCGCCTCAGCTCTGACTGCCGGAGCTCTGCTTTGGGCAAGCGGGATTTCTCCGGCATTTGCTCAGACATCGGACAGTGTTCAACAGATCGTCGAGAAAATCCGGCAATCCGTTCTTGACGTAGATAAATCAAGGACGCCCGCTGAGCGGATCAAGGCCTATGACCGCGCCCGCGACCAGTTGGCCACGCTCGCGGCAGCCGCGGAAGGTGGTGATGGTTCTGCCAGAACTAGCATTGCCAATTTCGAGGCGGACGGCATTACGCCCGACGTCGTCACAACGGGTACCCTGAGCGCCACCTTCGCAAGCCTGACCGACAAGGGGGCCGACCCGGACGCGCGCGTCGCGACAAGACTGAGGATCGACGATCTTATCGACGCCCTGTCGGCGCCGGAACTCAAAGTATCGGCTCTGGCCGACTATGCGCGACAGATCGCGAGCGACCACGATGCCGCCTTGACCCTCTTGGAAAGGGCAATCGATGTCAGCGCACAGCTTGCCTCGGCGGATGAGAAGAATGCCGCGCTCAACAACATCGCCCAGGTCGGAGCCTATGTCGAACCGAAGCTGACCTCCAACATCATCAATAGGGCCGTCGGTGGGATGTGGCCGGCTCGCATGCGTGGATTTGCCCGCTACGATATCGCCCTGCGCCTGCTCGGCGATAAGAAACTCGGCAAGAAGGACATCAAAGACGCCAAATTCGAGGACATCTCGGCAACAGTGAAAACCGAACTAAAGGCCGGGCGGATAGATGAGGCCCTGCTGTTGGCGCTCGCCGTCGATCCGGAATCGTCCGAACATCGCGCCGACATCGTCAACGAGGTCCTGAGCGCAGCGCTCAAAGCAAATGCAGTGAACCTTTTCCCGGTTTTCGCCACGAGCCTCGCCGATCGGAGTGATCAGGAAGACCTGATCGTCCGCATCGTCAAGAACCGCGTCGATGCCGACCGTCTGATCGACGCGACGGCAATGACCGGGGCGATGGAACGTGGCCCGGGGCTCGCAGAGATCGACTTCACGCTTGCCTCCGAACTCAGCGATCGCGGGCTGGCGAAGATGGCAACACAGCAGTACGATCGGGGCACGGAGATCGTCAAAGTGTTGAGCGGCGATGCCAAGGAAGCCGCCCTGATTGCAGCCATAGGTGGGGCAACCGACCTCAAGCGCTTTGATGACGCCCAGGCGTTCGCAGATCAGTTGACTGACATGCAAGGTGCATCCAATGCCCTGGGCAATCTTGCCAAGGCGTTTGCAGACAGCGACGATTTGAAGAAGGCCGAAGCGCTTCTCCCGAAAATCACCACACTCAAGGACCGGGAGCAGGCGCTTTCAGGCATCGGTCGCGCCCAGGCGAGAGAGGGAGACCTCGATGCCGCAACGAAGATCGCTGACGAGATCGCAAACGACGAAGACAAGGGCCGCGTGCAATCGGAAATTGTCCGGGTCTTGGCGCGCAACGGCAAAATCGACGACGCAATGGGCCTTGCAACGTCCATCAGGGAACCGGAATACCGCGTCGAAGCGCTCCTGCGGCTTGCCAAGGAAATATCGGCAACGGATGGGGCCGAAAAGGCGGAACATGTCGTCAGCCAGGCGATCGCGTATGCAGGCGGGGTGGACGAGGCAGACAAGCGCGACGACCTGTTCTTCGACATTATCGACTATTTGTCGAAGTCCAACCAGATCGAGCTTGCAAAAAAGCTCGTCAGCAAGATTTCCGACGAGAAGCTGAAGGCGAAAGCAGCAGGACGCATTGCAAGCCGGGCTGCATTGTCTGGCGACACCAAGAACGCCATCGCCTATTTCGAAAGCCAGCCCGCCGCCCGCGATGAGATGCTCAAAGCCGAGGTGATGATCGCGGCCGCCAACGATCCGGCCTACGTCGAGACGGCCGTTCTTGCCACCAGGGAATTCCACGATCCGATGCTTCGGGTGCGCACCTTTCGCGCCATTGCGCAAGCGCAGTTGCGTCACCTCGACCGGCTCGGTTGGGGAATCGGCAAGGGCGACCCCTCAGAGTATAAGGACTGGCTGAAGAAGGTGGCATTGGCGGCTATGGACGAAGACCCGGCCCACCTTTCGACGCCTGTCTTCAGCGATGGCCGAATGTCTCTGCGCACGACATCCGTCATAAGCGCCCCGCTTGCCAAATACGGATACCCCGACATAAGCAAGACAGCCGCGACGACGCGCTCGATGGTACCGCTGCCGACGCCGGGACGGATCTCGATAACGCTCGGAAACCTCAGTCCCTATGAAAGCAAATTCATGGAGGATCTCGCAGGCGGATTTACCGGTCTGTCCCACGCTGCGCGCGCACAAGGGCTTCTTTATCCGCGGATCATCGTCATTCAAAGCGGCGTCTACACGCTCGGCAGTCTGGCAATGCAGCTCGATAGCATGGCCGGCGAGCCGCTGGTCGAGCGGGACGGCGACATCGTGACGCTTCGCGCGCCGTTGCTCGTCGGCGAGAAGGCAGGCTTGATCTTGTCCGGTCAGGAGGCGTCTACCTATCGCTTGTCGGCCACTGCCGGTGCCTTTCTGGCGGTCGGCGGCAGGCTCTACATTCAGGACACGACCGTAACCTCATGGGACGAAGCGCTGTTGAAGCCGCGCAGTTCCAGCAAGGACACGCGCGGTATATTCCGGCCCTTCATCGTCGGCTGGAGCAATTCCGAAATGTATATTGGCGGATCGGTCTTGGATTCGCTGGGGTACGCAGCCTCGAAGTCTTTCGGCCTGACGTTTTCGGCCGGACCGAAGACCATTGCCAAGGCTCGCGAGCAGTTGCGAAATCCGACAGGCATCGTCGTCGAGAATTATTTTCACAACTTCGAGTACGGCTTCTATTCCTATGAGGCCGATGACATCTCGCTTATCGGAAACGAGTACGCAAACAACGTCCTTTATGGCGTTGATCCCCACGACCGCTCGCAGCGGCTGCTGATTGCGCTCAACACCGCGCACGACACGATGGTCAAGCATGGGATCATCATCTCCCGCGGTGTCGATGCCAGTTGGCAAATCGGCAACATGGTGTTCCACAACAAGGGCTCCGGCCTGATGCTCGACCGCGACAGCGTCGACAATCTCGTTTACGGCAACCTTTCCTTTAGGAACGACCAGGATGGCCTGACATTCTTCGAGAGCAGTTGCAATCTCGCGGTCGCCAACGCGTTCGTCGACAATGGCCGCTCCGGCGTGCGCATGCGCAACAGCTGGGACATCGGTGTCCATGACAACGCCATCGTTCGCAACAAGCTCGAGGCGATCAGCGGCTACATCAGCGACCTGTCGCTCGCACAGGATGAGCACAAGCGCGATCTGGTGATGGATCCTTATGTGCCACTGACGACCTTTACCGCCTCCGGCAACCTGATCTCTGCAAATGGCAAGGGGATAAAGGCCGCCGGCGTCTCGGGACTCACATTGGCAAAGAACGAATTCCGCAATCAGGAAGGTCGTCTCCTCGACGGCGACACACGCCCGTTCGAGGGCCACGTGCTGCGCTTCAACGGGCATCAGGACGTGGCGATCGCATCCACATGCCGTCCGCAGCGGCCGGAAAATTACGAATGCGCCTTCAGGGAGGCGGGGTTCTTGGGGGAGAACGATGCACTTTTCTTTGACAGCAAAACTTCCGGCAATTGCACCGACGCTCGCGGCTCCGTGCAGTTTGAAAGTTTCCATGGAAAAGGAGACAGCAGTTGA